TGTGACTTTCAATCGGATTAGTcattatcttaaatattaaagtaCCTTTGACAGACACATTCATAAGATTTGAAACTGTAAACGGAGAAAGATTTTGGCTAAGAATGTTTAGGATTACCTAAGGTGATTCATAAGAAAGTGTGAATGAGTGTTTGTGGGGATCCTCAACCCTACACCAAaaccaattttaatatttgagaaaaaaaataaaggactTGTTAATATTACTTACGCCATTATCCATGCTTAGGGGTAGATGGCTATGACTTGTActtgaaaatataaagaaatgaaTATTACTAATGTTGCTTTGCATGAGTCATACGAGTTCATTCATTGTTTTCACCTTGTTGCTTATTCTAAAGAAAAGCAAAAACTTGAGACAGTCTGTCTTGATGTTTTTGGGCATTTTATTTATCTTCCTTATCGGGGGACCTAGGCTTTAGCTTTATGATTAGTGAGTAAGAATGATTATAGCAACATGTGCTTCGAGGCATGCATAAACAACTTGGTTGTACTGATTAATCACATTTAATTACCTTCATGATGCACAAAAACGAggatcatatatatttttcacaaCATGGCTTTGTCATCAATGATAATCACATGCTAATCACCTCCATCGTCACCTTTTGCTTTACGTAACAGTTTTCCTGCCTTTCTACTTGTAGCCTACATACACGAATCTGTTAAAGAGATTCTTAATTAGCTGTGTGTATCTTTTTTCGGATTTTCCTCCATAATTGATCAGCAACCATTACAAAAGCAATTCGATGGAATTGAAATTTCTATTAACAGAAACCAGAAACAAATGCTAGGAAGTAGGAACTTGTTTGATTCATATGCTTAcaaagaatataattaaattgtctTTCTATCGTACCCAATAATCtcacatttattaaaaatcagaaataagaaataaaaaacaatttaaaaagacGTCTTTGACAGATTCCAAAACGAAcaatactttatatataatatgattaatCTTAACAatgtctttcttttttaaatttgattggCTAAGTCAGTTTAAAAACTCTTtttcccttctttttttttttaaatgtttttaagaataaaactgTGTATTAAGTAACAACGAATGTAGACATTTTATACTTAAGGATTTGGCCATCCATTGCTTTCataatttttctcaatttcaaagAGAAAACTGGGTCAAGGGGCATATGGTGTGCTAAATTACTAAGCAAAGTGTGGTAGAGTTCTATTAGGCATGTCATCAACTAGCTCTTATTAAAGAGGTTTATTGGTCAGATTTAAAAGCTAGGACACCTAATCATATCCTAAAAGGACAACTAGCTCTTTAAAGAACATTGCAATAACGTATGGTATCCATAGATACACGAGTTAACTTAAACAAACGATACGACTTAGTCAAAGTTCACGGCTGAAGTATGGTAGTTAATGAATTGCTGCTGCAAGTAGAAGAAGACTCTGGTTGACTTCACAGTTAAAACTCTGAGATTCCAGAAATTCGATACCATGTGCGAATCAGTCATGTAATTAATAGGTTTAACTAGTGGACTAACATGCACCGAggtttctttttccttatttattgtCATTTTCTCGCATACCACATTAGTTTTGATTGGTTGTCTCTCACTATCTTTTGTCTATTTTACAGTATAAAAGGTATGGCGTTGTTCagtttatttgttaataaatacaACTTTGTTAATAAGTAAATTACATCTATAAGTAAATTTGTTAGTAAATACAACTTATCAAgagatattttattgataaataaaaaaatatttgttgataatattatttattgacaaATACTATATTATTGCAAGTGGTATTAGTAACCGTTGCTCTATAAATTGGCATATACAACACATAAATAAAGACACTTTTGTCCCATCAGATACCTTCCTCTCTCCAATGGCAGATCAAGTCTCAGTTATCAACCCTTTCTACTGTTCTCCTCACTCTATAACTCTACAGATTAATACTGAGACAGGAATCACTTACAATGAAAACGGTGATCGTCTCTTTCATATGGAGAATGCTTTTTGCACACTTCATAACCGTCGTGTCTTATTTGATGATAAACAAAAACCCATAGTCACTTTATACAGAAAGGTTTGCTTTCTCATGCATCTATCTATACTCATACTCAACTTAATTACTTTTAGGTAGTTCATATTCGCCCACTACACAGATAATctatactttaatttttcattttagccACTAAACTAAACTAGGTGTTATAGTTATGATGGTCTATTTTGGTAAAACATTAagtgttttgtattttttttctgtctTATCAATCCAATCTATACTTAAATACCCTTTTagagttacaattttttttctaaaattaatatatatgtctCTACTCTTCTATCtcatattattgtttattttcttaattaataattatttgaccTTACTTATAATAGAATTGGTTATATTATTAAGTAGATTTCTTCCAGattgtatatttattatgattattgtaataaaattttcGAATATTTGCATGAGATGGATATATCTGATTTCTTTAATATTcatgtcttattatttttaattaatcctGTGTGAGAAAATTTGCATAAGGTGGGTCGGTATTATGTGTATCGCTACACTATCCATGttattcttattcttaattaatttccATTATGCAGGCCGTGACGATTCATGAGCGATGCAAAGTTTTCAATGGTGAAAGCACCGATTCATCTAAATTGCTGTTTTCTGTGAGAAAAACCAATAAATCGATTCCACCTGGGATTGCTAAATTGAATGTGTTCCTCGCAAACAATCAAGACAAAAAAGAAAGCGACTTTAGAGTCATCATTTATGGAAGTACAAATTCTTGCACAGTTTATGCCGGTGAATCTCCTACCATTGTAGCCAATGTATGGGTTACTAAGTTCGTATATCCTTTTACATGTATTAGTAGTTCTTTGTTTTTTTGAgaagtaaactttaaatatgttattaataaaattaatcttaaCTCAATCTTTTTAGACAAGATtgttaaaatgatatttgttcttatttgtataaattaattttatttttatattaaagtaaatataagtCTAATTAAACTTTAcatacttatatataaatatatatatatatatatatatatatatatatatatatatacttatagtatattttgtttatataatcCGATATGAAATCTATACTATAATAACTTCGTGACTTAGATACCTATATACTGTTGATATTTATGATATCTCTAAGAATTATACAAATAACATTTACATGTTTCTGTCTTAAACTAATGTAGGTTGAGAATAATGGTGGCTTCAAAGTCTCGGTCTGTCCCAACGTGGACTACGCATTCATAGTAGCACTACTTATGATTGTTAAGGATATGAAATGCTCTAATGGGTCCACAGATAGTACACAAGACACTAGTACTGCCATGAAATTGATTAAAGCATCGTTGATCCTCGGAAaccaataaataaatgtattgtATGTCTGCTCTATTATGTTGTCTGTGACAATTTCTATTATCTTTCATTATATCAAATATAGCAATGTTATTGAGACCTTATAATAGATCCGAAATGTGggggacaaggttgtttttttaacatatatatcttGTAATAACGAAACCAACGACACAATTTTGTAggtaagaaaaaagaaaattactcaTGGGTAGAAAACTTATCATAAAGTTAGTCATATCaacaaataaaatgtttatatctGAACAACTTTACTCacgaattattctttaaataacttAGTTATAGGCAAGTTATTCTTTTATAACATGATCACGAACTTATTTatgcataatttatttaaattggttGATAACTTATTAATGGATAAATgtctcactagtaaaaaaagtggCTTTTGACGCGtcatatacgcttcggttacgCAAAACCCGAAGCGTATAAAGCTATATACCTCGGTTACACCTTGTCCTGAGACGGAATAgtgatattgcctcggttagtAGAAGACCCGAGACCTATAACTCTACATATAGCACTGCAAATTAGACTTTTCTGTCTGACAACTTTTTGAAAAGCGTTATTGCCTCGGTTTGCTAGGCAACCGATGCCTATACACCTGCGCTCAAGGAACCGAGGTCGTTGAGTGGCACTTTATACCTCGGGTTCTGCTTTTAACCGGTGCCATATGGTTGTATTACCTCGGGTTTCGTTagtaaccgaggtagtagctcCATTCATCTTCTGAAAATCCTACACAGGTTTCATTTCCGCCCAACAGCTTCTTCCTCTCGTGCTCTCTCATTCCTCTGTGTAGCTTCTTCTTCCTCGTGCTCTCCTATTCTTCATTTGCGTCCACAACTGCCACTCCTTGGCTCGCCGCGCTGCCCCCTGTGCTGCCAGTGGTCTCGCCTGCGTCCTTGTTGCCCATGGTTCCACCACCACCGCACTTGTGTCACCCTTcccctcctcctccaccaccaccacgaCCACAACCACCTTCTTTCTCCTCCACCACCTCACCCCAGTACATCTAAAAACCGCATATCTCTCACCGCTTCTCGTTTGCCACGCTCGCTTCGTCTCGTCCGAAACTTCGAACACCCAACTCTCCACTATCATCCACCTCTGACGCGGATCTCGAGGCCAAGATGAGCCGGAACGAGCTGAATCGAGAAGCCAAGCGCGCTGTCAAGTGGGGGATGGACTTGGCTTCCTTCTCTACTCCACAAATCAAACGCATCCTTAGGTTTTCGATCACTCTTTTCATTTCTCGTTATACCCTCTACCTTTTCCTTAATGCCCGCTTCGCAAAGTTCCCACCTTTGCCCAAAACCTGTGTGCTTTATGTTGGGTTGATGCAGGGTCGCTTCCTTGGACCAAGTTGTATGTCTCGAAGAGCACGTTCGAGAAGGTTCTCCTGTTGCAGGCGATGCAGGCGATTGAGGCTGCCATGAAGAGGTTCTTCTAACGGCAACCGAGTTGGGCTGAGTTAGGGATGGGGATGGGGATTTTGGGACTGTTATGGATGATTTGGGTTGAGTTTCGAAAAAGTTTGTTGTACAGGTTTATGTCTGAAACCTTTTGTCCCAAATAATTTCCTCTTCAACTGAGTGCTGAGTGGTTTAAATATGATGTAGAACTTTGCAAAGAGTTTACTAGATCTTGCGGACAATTTGGGAAGAGCTTCTTTAGTTGTAAaggaaagtttttcaaaaattgatacACCTACTGACTCTGCTGAAGCGGTAAAACTTCTGAAAACACTCTATTGGCTGGCGGAGGAAGGGGAAATGAATTAGAATGGAGTGGTCGGGAGAGGGAAGATGCGGCGGGGAAAGGTTGGCGCAAAAGAAAAGAAcactctattgcctcggttgaggtccaaaccgaggcagtagactCCACAATACTACCTCTCTccacaaccgaggcaaaaaaggGTAGACTTTTtgtctcgcctgtatatgcctcgcTTCAGGAATCGCTGTTTATGAGCTAAAATAACTGATGCCATTTCCCTTAACTGTACTAGTGTctattgaatttcttttagttaAATTATGCATGTACCTTTTT
This sequence is a window from Vigna angularis cultivar LongXiaoDou No.4 chromosome 2, ASM1680809v1, whole genome shotgun sequence. Protein-coding genes within it:
- the LOC108323636 gene encoding protein LURP-one-related 15-like isoform X1; its protein translation is MADQVSVINPFYCSPHSITLQINTETGITYNENGDRLFHMENAFCTLHNRRVLFDDKQKPIVTLYRKAVTIHERCKVFNGESTDSSKLLFSVRKTNKSIPPGIAKLNVFLANNQDKKESDFRVIIYGSTNSCTVYAGESPTIVANVENNGGFKVSVCPNVDYAFIVALLMIVKDMKCSNGSTDSTQDTSTAMKLIKASLILGNQ
- the LOC108323636 gene encoding protein LURP-one-related 15-like isoform X2, producing MADQVSVINPFYCSPHSITLQINTETGITYNENGDRLFHMENAFCTLHNRRVLFDDKQKPIVTLYRKAVTIHERCKVFNGESTDSSKLLFSVRKTNKSIPPGIAKLNVFLANNQDKKESDFRVIIYGSTNSCTVYAG